From the genome of Candidatus Binataceae bacterium:
ACCACGGGCGCATCGGTGTCGGAGACATAGTCTTCAAAAATCTTCATTCCCCAGGTCGAGCGCACACCTTCGGTAATGATCGAATCTTTGATGGTGACGGGCAGACCTTCGAGCGGCCGCGCTTCGCCGCTGCGCGCGAGACGCCGGTCGCAGTCAGCAGCTTCACGCGTAGCGCGCTCCTTGACCAGGGTGATGACGGCGTTCAGGCCGGGATTGAGCGCGTCGATTCGTTTAAAGAATTGTTGGGTGAGTTCGGCCGCGGAGATCTCGCGCGCCTTGAGCATCGCGACGAGCCGGCCCGCCGGTGCAAAAAACAGTTCCTCAGAGAAGCCCATAGAACACCTCGGTTGCTCGGGTGGTAGCACCGATTCCCTCTCGTTGTCTAAGGGGAGTGTCAACTATGTTGCCGGTTTAAATGTCAACTATGTTCCCGGTTGCTCCGGGAGACAGGTAACGGAGTGGGAGTCAGCGGAGTGCTTGTTTGAGGCGGTCGCGATCCAGCCCGGCGATCATCTCGCGTCCGACGACGACCAGCGGGCGCCTGATCAAATTGGGTTCCTGCGCCATCAGCTTGAGGCTTTGCTCGGCGCTGAGCGTCTTGCCCTGCAAGCCCATCGCTTTGAACGTAGGGCTCTTCGCGTTCAGAAAATCGCGTGGATCGCGTCCCTTGAACAGCTCCTTGAGTTCGGTCAAATCGAGCGGGTTTTTGGCGTAGTCGCGCTCTTCAAGTTCGACCTTGAGATCATTGCGCAAGAAACTTCTTGCGTTGCGACAGGTAGTTCAGGTCGATTTCCAGATAAAGCGTGCTTTCTTCATACGGTTACGCATTCGGCAAAGCCCGCCGCTTAAGCAGGCTCCGCCACCCGGGTCGCCTCTACTCGATGCTTCTGGGCGAGCTCGAGTCGGCTTTCGAATGAACCGGCCCGGTACCCGTGTCCATCGGCTGCACTGCTCCGTTGGTGACTGAAGGCGCAGCTGCCGGTGCCGACGCGGGAGGTGGCAGTGGAGTGATCGGCTGAACGGTGCTGCTGGCGGAGGACTCGGTCGTGGTCCCCGGCGGTGTTTCCCTCGGACCGCTGAAATTGATTGGCTGCTGGCCCGCAACCATTTGCGGGGTGAGCACGTAGTCTCCACCCAGCGCACTGCGAAATACCGTGCTCGCAGCCTGAGTGTTGCCCGCGGTTACCAGATAGGTTCCGCCGCCCACGATTGTCCCGACGATCGCGTAAACCAGCTTCGCCGGGAAGTAAAGTAAATTGCCGAAGAGCGCCACTGCGCCGTAGCCCGCACCAGGCCAGTTCACGCCGCTCTCGGGCTGTGGTACCTGCATCGTACTGGCAGCTGAAGAAGCCTGTGCTGCCGGAGCCGACGCATCCTGCGCCAGAGCACTACCTGTAACGAATATTACCAGAGCCGCGGCGAGCGTCGTCGCCAGAAAGGGTGAACGAATCCTGCCCATTGTCCTTCTTCCTCCTCCTTCTCAACCTCGTTTAAATAGACCCACTCGATACCTTACTCGATTTTGACCACCGTGTCTTTGGGGAGGAGCGTCAAAAGGCGATGAAATGCGCGATCCAAGTACTCGGCATTCTTGGACTCGAGCGTCAGCTTGACGCGGTACTCGGGATTGCCGATGCGCGGATACGAGCCCAGCATCAGTTCCGGGAACTCGGCCAGGCAGGCGTTCAGGTGCTCGGCGATGGCGCCCTCGTTCGCGCTCGTATAGATGGCGCGGAGGTGGTACGGGTCTGAAGCGAAGCGCGGCTTAAGTGCATTTAACTTCGCCTCAAAGAGCTGCGGGATGCCGGGCAGCACGTAGACATTTTCGATCTGGACGGTGGGAAACCGGATGTCACCCTCATCGTTCAAGATGACGCCCTCGGGTACCTCCGCCATCTTGAGACCCGCGGCATTCACGCGTCCGACGAAATGACTCCGGATGAGCCGCTCCAAGTCGGGGTGAATCACGATCCTACGCCCGAAGGCCGCGGCGACGCCCTCCATGGTGAGGTCATCGTGAGTGGGGCCGACACCGCCGGAAGTAATAACGATGTCAAAGTGCGCCG
Proteins encoded in this window:
- a CDS encoding competence/damage-inducible protein A, with translation MRDRTCALVVIGNEILSGKVQDSNAYFAACELRKLGVALERVTVIPDEVPKIAEEVAYCSAHFDIVITSGGVGPTHDDLTMEGVAAAFGRRIVIHPDLERLIRSHFVGRVNAAGLKMAEVPEGVILNDEGDIRFPTVQIENVYVLPGIPQLFEAKLNALKPRFASDPYHLRAIYTSANEGAIAEHLNACLAEFPELMLGSYPRIGNPEYRVKLTLESKNAEYLDRAFHRLLTLLPKDTVVKIE